A genomic segment from Pseudomonas mendocina encodes:
- a CDS encoding iron-sulfur-binding ferredoxin reductase, which yields MPELRVGGQLLQVAQQTNLLDALLGGGVAVPYSCRAGSCHACLVRCVDGEPLDLQPEALAADKRAEGWRLACQCRVEGDLQVEPFDPERDGLAANVIALDWPSPQVLRLRLQPARPLRYRPGQHLLLWSEQGVARPYSLASVPGEDDWLEFHLDCRMPGAFCDAARRLQVGDGLRLGELRGGALHYDPDWQARPLWLLAAGTGLAPLYGVLREALRQEHRGAIRLLHVAHDSVEHYLASELQALAEQHANLQVELVTAAQLPAALAELRLVSRQTLALLCGHPETVDSFARRLYMAGLPRSQMLADVFLTRA from the coding sequence GTGCCTGAGCTGCGTGTCGGTGGCCAGTTGTTGCAGGTCGCCCAACAAACCAACTTGCTCGATGCATTGCTCGGTGGTGGTGTGGCCGTGCCCTACAGTTGCCGAGCCGGCAGTTGTCACGCCTGCCTGGTGCGTTGTGTGGACGGCGAGCCATTGGACCTGCAACCCGAAGCGCTGGCGGCCGACAAGCGCGCAGAGGGCTGGCGCCTGGCCTGCCAGTGTCGAGTAGAGGGGGATCTGCAGGTCGAGCCCTTCGACCCAGAGCGCGACGGCCTGGCAGCGAACGTGATCGCCCTGGACTGGCCCAGTCCGCAGGTCTTGCGCCTGCGTTTGCAGCCGGCGCGGCCGCTGCGCTATCGCCCCGGGCAGCATCTGCTGCTGTGGAGCGAGCAGGGAGTGGCACGGCCTTATTCGCTGGCCAGCGTGCCGGGCGAAGACGACTGGCTGGAGTTTCATCTCGATTGCCGCATGCCTGGTGCGTTCTGTGATGCAGCGCGACGCCTGCAGGTCGGTGATGGGTTACGCCTCGGTGAATTGCGGGGCGGCGCGTTGCATTACGACCCTGACTGGCAGGCGCGACCGCTCTGGTTGCTGGCTGCTGGTACCGGGCTGGCGCCGCTGTACGGGGTGTTGCGTGAGGCATTGCGTCAGGAGCATCGGGGTGCCATTCGCTTGCTGCACGTGGCGCATGACTCGGTGGAGCATTATCTGGCCAGCGAGCTTCAGGCGCTGGCGGAGCAGCATGCCAACCTGCAGGTGGAGCTGGTGACGGCGGCGCAGCTGCCGGCTGCTTTGGCCGAACTGCGCCTTGTTTCACGACAGACCCTCGCCTTACTCTGCGGCCATCCAGAGACGGTCGACAGTTTCGCGCGGCGCCTCTACATGGCCGGTTTGCCGCGCAGCCAGATGCTCGCCGACGTCTTTCTCACTCGCGCGTAG
- a CDS encoding GGDEF domain-containing protein: MSSTTRRGTQRSLQSLLLKRFAMAFATYAMMALVCWFAVFNGLFLGSISTAVWLSLGVFGSQLVFLWLFLSGRNLRYEDPSLTEAQVLVALAWQPPVLALFDSARGVMMVFYVLILLFGVFQLPPRVFARCAAFGFFGFTAMVLVEAYRMQLVDPSMAWLQVWVLFILLVWLCLFSSYVQAMRKRMRQRRFALQAHQDTLRGMMRQLEELVATDELTGLFNRRHFLRLASRELEHLGHGRQHGLALIDLDHFKRINDAHGHAAGDRVLQTFAAVARACLRDGDIVARYGGEEFVLLLPNTDADQFTACCERLREAFAKAEPVGVKLETLSLSAGMTLLVAGDDLDEALQRADQALYQAKRGGRNRCDASWERAGA, from the coding sequence ATGAGCTCAACCACTCGTCGGGGCACGCAGCGCAGCCTGCAAAGCCTACTGCTCAAACGCTTCGCCATGGCCTTCGCTACCTACGCGATGATGGCGCTCGTCTGCTGGTTCGCCGTATTCAATGGTCTGTTTCTCGGCTCCATCAGCACGGCCGTCTGGCTGAGCCTCGGCGTGTTCGGCAGTCAGCTGGTATTCCTCTGGCTTTTTCTTTCCGGGCGCAATCTGCGATACGAGGACCCCAGCCTGACCGAGGCCCAGGTGCTGGTGGCGCTGGCCTGGCAGCCGCCGGTGCTGGCGCTGTTCGACAGCGCACGCGGCGTGATGATGGTCTTCTACGTGTTGATCCTGTTGTTCGGCGTGTTCCAGTTGCCGCCCCGGGTATTCGCACGATGCGCGGCCTTCGGCTTTTTCGGTTTCACCGCGATGGTGCTGGTGGAGGCCTACCGCATGCAGTTGGTGGACCCGAGCATGGCCTGGCTGCAGGTGTGGGTGCTGTTCATCCTGCTGGTCTGGCTGTGCCTGTTCTCCAGCTACGTGCAGGCCATGCGCAAACGCATGCGCCAGCGCAGGTTTGCCTTGCAGGCGCATCAGGACACCCTGCGCGGGATGATGCGCCAGCTCGAGGAGTTGGTCGCCACCGACGAGTTGACGGGGCTGTTCAACCGCCGCCATTTCCTGCGCCTGGCCAGCCGCGAGTTGGAGCATCTAGGGCATGGCCGTCAGCACGGCCTGGCACTGATCGATCTGGACCATTTCAAGCGAATCAACGATGCTCATGGTCATGCCGCTGGTGACCGGGTGCTGCAGACCTTCGCCGCGGTAGCCCGTGCCTGTCTGCGTGACGGCGATATCGTTGCCCGCTACGGCGGTGAGGAATTCGTTCTGCTACTGCCCAATACCGATGCCGACCAGTTCACTGCCTGTTGCGAGCGGCTGCGCGAGGCGTTCGCCAAGGCCGAGCCGGTGGGGGTGAAGCTCGAGACGCTCAGTCTTTCCGCTGGCATGACGCTGCTGGTCGCTGGCGATGATCTCGACGAGGCCCTGCAGCGCGCCGACCAGGCGCTTTACCAGGCCAAGCGCGGTGGCCGTAATCGTTGCGATGCCAGCTGGGAGCGTGCGGGTGCCTGA
- a CDS encoding fumarate hydratase, producing MTVIKQDDLIQSVADALQFISYYHPVDFIQAMHEAYLKEESPAAKDSMAQILINSRMCATGHRPICQDTGIVTVFIKVGMDVRWDGATMSVDDMINEGVRRAYNLPENVLRASILADPAGARKNTKDNTPAVIHYSIVPGDKVEVDVAAKGGGSENKSKMAMLNPSDSIVDWVLKTVPTMGAGWCPPGMLGIGIGGTAEKAAVMAKEVLMEHIDIHELQARGPQNRIEELRLELFEKVNQLGIGAQGLGGLTTVLDVKIMDYPTHAASLPVCMIPNCAATRHAHFVLDGSGPASLEAPDLDAYPEIVWEAGPSARRVNLDTLTPEDVQSWKPGETVLLNGKMLTGRDAAHKRMVDMLNKGEQLPVDLKGRFIYYVGPVDPVGDEVVGPAGPTTATRMDKFTRQILEQTGLLGMIGKSERGPIAIDAIKDNKAVYLMAVGGAAYLVAQAIKKSKVLAFEELGMEAIYEFEVKDMPVTVAVDTNGESVHITGPAIWNKKIAESLAVEVK from the coding sequence ATGACCGTGATCAAGCAGGACGACCTGATTCAGAGCGTTGCCGACGCACTGCAGTTCATCTCCTATTACCACCCCGTCGACTTCATCCAGGCCATGCACGAGGCCTACCTGAAGGAAGAGTCGCCGGCCGCCAAGGACTCCATGGCGCAGATCCTGATCAACTCGCGCATGTGTGCCACTGGCCACCGCCCGATCTGCCAGGACACCGGCATCGTCACCGTCTTCATCAAGGTCGGCATGGACGTGCGCTGGGACGGCGCCACCATGAGCGTCGACGACATGATCAACGAGGGCGTGCGTCGCGCCTACAACCTGCCGGAAAACGTCCTGCGCGCCTCGATCCTGGCCGACCCGGCAGGTGCCCGCAAGAACACCAAGGACAACACCCCGGCGGTGATCCACTACTCCATCGTCCCCGGTGACAAGGTGGAAGTGGACGTCGCGGCCAAGGGCGGCGGCTCCGAGAACAAGTCGAAGATGGCCATGCTCAACCCGTCCGACTCCATCGTCGACTGGGTGCTGAAGACCGTGCCGACCATGGGTGCTGGCTGGTGCCCGCCCGGCATGCTCGGCATCGGTATCGGCGGCACCGCCGAGAAGGCCGCGGTGATGGCCAAGGAAGTGCTGATGGAGCACATCGACATCCACGAACTGCAGGCTCGCGGCCCGCAGAATCGTATCGAGGAGCTGCGTCTGGAGCTGTTCGAGAAGGTCAACCAGCTGGGCATCGGCGCTCAGGGTCTGGGCGGCCTGACCACCGTGCTTGACGTCAAGATCATGGATTACCCGACCCACGCCGCCTCCCTGCCGGTGTGCATGATCCCCAACTGCGCCGCCACCCGTCACGCTCACTTCGTGCTCGACGGCTCCGGCCCGGCCTCGCTGGAAGCGCCGGATCTGGACGCTTACCCGGAAATCGTCTGGGAAGCCGGCCCGAGCGCGCGCCGCGTCAACCTCGACACCCTGACCCCGGAAGACGTGCAGAGCTGGAAGCCGGGCGAGACCGTCCTGCTCAACGGCAAGATGCTCACCGGCCGCGACGCTGCGCACAAGCGCATGGTCGACATGCTGAACAAGGGCGAGCAACTGCCGGTGGACCTGAAAGGTCGCTTCATCTACTACGTCGGCCCGGTCGATCCGGTCGGTGACGAAGTGGTTGGTCCGGCTGGCCCGACCACTGCCACACGGATGGACAAGTTCACCCGTCAGATCCTCGAGCAGACCGGTCTGCTGGGCATGATCGGCAAATCCGAGCGCGGCCCGATCGCCATCGACGCAATCAAGGACAACAAGGCCGTGTACCTGATGGCCGTCGGCGGCGCCGCTTATCTCGTGGCCCAGGCGATCAAGAAGTCCAAGGTGCTGGCCTTCGAAGAACTCGGTATGGAAGCCATCTATGAGTTCGAAGTGAAGGACATGCCGGTGACCGTCGCGGTCGACACCAACGGCGAGTCCGTACACATCACCGGCCCAGCGATCTGGAACAAGAAGATCGCCGAAAGCCTGGCGGTGGAAGTGAAGTAA
- the dsdA gene encoding D-serine ammonia-lyase — translation MILGQSLGQWRAEFPLLDELIALREIHWFNPAVAPVAEALGDVGLSAADVAEARARLERFAPYLARVFPQTAASAGIIESDILPLPHMQALLSAEIQGEGEIGALWLKRDSHLPISGSIKARGGIYEVLKHAEELALAAGLLSLDDDYACLDSDAMRAFFGGYQVAVGSTGNLGLSIGIISARLGFQATVHMSADARQWKKDKLRAHGVTVVEYASDYSVAVEQGRRQAEGDPRCHFVDDENSRHLFLGYAVAGERLKQQLATAGVVVDAEHPLFVYLPCGVGGGPGGVAFGLKLAFGDAVHCLFAEPTHSPCMLLGVHTGRHEELAVQDFGIDNRTAADGLAVGRPSGFVGRAMQRLIDGYYTVSDEQLFRYLALLEQTEGQRLEPSALAGMPGVLHVLGEQQGYRQRMGLTPLRMSQATHLVWATGGSMVPQAEMDSYLTRGRQLLQDA, via the coding sequence ATGATCCTTGGCCAATCGCTTGGGCAATGGCGTGCCGAGTTTCCGCTGCTCGACGAGCTGATCGCCCTGCGCGAGATTCATTGGTTCAACCCGGCTGTGGCGCCCGTTGCCGAGGCACTGGGTGATGTCGGTTTGAGCGCTGCGGATGTGGCTGAGGCCCGCGCGCGCCTGGAGCGCTTTGCGCCTTACCTGGCCCGAGTGTTCCCGCAGACGGCCGCGAGCGCCGGCATCATCGAGTCGGACATTCTGCCTCTGCCGCATATGCAGGCCTTGCTGAGTGCAGAGATCCAGGGCGAAGGCGAGATTGGCGCGCTATGGCTCAAGCGCGACAGTCACCTGCCTATTTCCGGTTCGATCAAGGCCCGCGGCGGTATCTACGAGGTGCTCAAGCATGCCGAGGAGCTGGCGTTGGCGGCCGGGCTGCTCAGCCTCGATGACGATTACGCCTGCCTCGACAGCGACGCGATGCGCGCTTTCTTCGGCGGCTATCAGGTTGCCGTCGGTTCTACCGGCAATCTGGGCCTGTCCATCGGCATCATCAGCGCGCGCCTGGGTTTCCAGGCCACGGTGCATATGTCCGCCGATGCGCGTCAGTGGAAGAAGGACAAGCTGCGCGCCCATGGCGTGACCGTGGTCGAGTACGCCAGCGACTACAGCGTTGCCGTGGAGCAGGGGCGGCGGCAGGCTGAAGGCGATCCGCGTTGCCACTTCGTCGATGACGAAAATTCCAGGCACCTGTTCCTCGGCTACGCGGTGGCCGGCGAACGCCTCAAGCAGCAACTGGCGACGGCCGGTGTCGTGGTCGATGCCGAGCATCCGCTGTTTGTCTACCTGCCCTGTGGCGTCGGCGGTGGGCCGGGTGGCGTGGCCTTCGGCCTGAAGCTGGCGTTCGGCGATGCGGTGCACTGCCTGTTCGCTGAGCCGACGCACTCGCCGTGCATGCTGCTCGGCGTGCACACCGGCCGACATGAAGAGCTGGCAGTGCAGGATTTCGGTATCGACAACCGTACCGCGGCCGATGGCTTGGCAGTCGGTCGACCATCGGGCTTCGTCGGCCGCGCCATGCAGCGACTGATTGATGGTTACTACACGGTCAGCGATGAACAGCTGTTCCGCTACCTGGCGTTGCTGGAACAGACCGAGGGCCAGCGGCTGGAGCCTTCGGCCCTGGCCGGCATGCCGGGCGTATTGCACGTGCTGGGCGAGCAGCAGGGCTACCGCCAGCGCATGGGCCTGACGCCGCTGCGCATGTCGCAGGCGACGCATCTGGTCTGGGCAACGGGTGGCAGCATGGTGCCCCAGGCTGAAATGGACAGTTACCTGACGCGTGGCCGGCAACTGTTGCAGGACGCCTGA
- a CDS encoding DUF1028 domain-containing protein, with protein sequence MTFSIIARCPRSGQFGVAAATAMPAVGKLLSHAAAGSGAVATQAQVNPYLGLDGLALLRQGLSAQEALERLKDTDPCMELRQCALIDAQGDSACWTGAKCIPWAGSLTGEQFSVQGNRLVGPQVLDAVADAFRQTQERPLIERLIEALAAGDRCGGDRHGESSAVIYVVDQEAYPLWDIRVDHHLDPVAELRRLHDVFAREVLPEILAMPTRDNPAGKAAEDSV encoded by the coding sequence ATGACCTTTTCCATCATCGCCCGGTGCCCGCGCAGCGGACAGTTCGGCGTCGCTGCAGCCACCGCCATGCCCGCCGTCGGCAAACTGCTCAGCCACGCCGCAGCCGGTTCCGGCGCAGTGGCGACTCAGGCGCAGGTCAACCCATACCTGGGTCTCGATGGCCTGGCTCTGTTGCGCCAGGGTCTTTCGGCGCAGGAAGCGCTGGAGCGACTAAAAGATACCGATCCCTGCATGGAGCTGCGCCAGTGCGCGCTGATCGACGCTCAGGGCGACAGCGCCTGCTGGACCGGCGCAAAGTGCATTCCCTGGGCTGGCTCGCTGACCGGCGAGCAATTCTCCGTACAGGGTAACCGCCTGGTCGGTCCGCAGGTGCTGGATGCCGTCGCCGACGCCTTTCGCCAGACGCAGGAACGTCCGCTGATCGAGCGTCTGATCGAGGCGCTGGCAGCCGGTGACCGCTGCGGTGGCGACCGGCACGGCGAATCCTCGGCGGTGATCTACGTGGTCGATCAGGAGGCGTATCCGCTGTGGGACATCCGCGTCGACCACCATCTCGACCCAGTGGCCGAGCTGCGTCGCCTGCATGACGTATTCGCCCGTGAAGTGCTGCCGGAGATTCTCGCCATGCCGACCCGCGACAATCCGGCAGGTAAGGCGGCGGAAGACTCGGTCTAA
- a CDS encoding GlxA family transcriptional regulator: MSERCLEIGLLRYPGAQLAAVYGLGDLFAVANRMAAGQGREGLPRLRVSHWQADETGQLQRMFDSLPQAEGTPQVVILPPCLDDAAEQPLAAVYRDWLRAQHGAGVLLASVCAGAFALAESGLLDGRTVTTHWALAAQMAARFPQVQVLPERMVIDDGDLITAGGLMAWTDLGLAIVTRLLGPTIAAETARFLVVDLNRESQRHFSSFAPSLDHGDAAVLAVQRWLQGEEGAEASLADMAARAGLGERTFLRRFRAATGLKPTEYCQQLRVSKAREMLEFTRQSIDQVAWQVGYRDSGAFRKVFTRLVGLSPGDYRRRFGTTAR, translated from the coding sequence ATGAGCGAACGCTGTCTGGAGATCGGCCTGTTGCGCTACCCCGGTGCCCAACTGGCAGCGGTGTATGGCCTGGGCGATTTGTTCGCGGTGGCCAATCGCATGGCCGCCGGGCAGGGGCGTGAGGGGCTGCCTCGGCTGCGGGTCAGTCACTGGCAGGCCGATGAAACAGGACAGCTTCAGCGCATGTTCGACAGCCTGCCGCAGGCCGAGGGTACGCCGCAGGTAGTGATCTTGCCGCCCTGTCTGGACGATGCTGCCGAGCAGCCGCTCGCTGCCGTGTACCGTGACTGGCTGCGTGCACAGCACGGCGCCGGCGTGCTGCTGGCTTCGGTCTGTGCCGGCGCCTTTGCACTGGCCGAGTCCGGTTTGCTCGATGGGCGCACTGTGACTACCCATTGGGCGTTGGCAGCGCAGATGGCGGCGCGTTTTCCGCAGGTGCAGGTACTGCCCGAACGCATGGTGATCGATGACGGTGACCTGATCACCGCCGGTGGTCTGATGGCCTGGACCGATCTCGGTCTGGCCATTGTTACTCGCCTGCTGGGGCCGACCATCGCCGCCGAGACCGCGCGCTTTCTGGTGGTGGACCTGAACCGTGAATCGCAGCGCCATTTCAGCAGCTTCGCGCCCAGCCTCGATCACGGCGATGCCGCAGTGCTCGCCGTGCAGCGCTGGTTGCAGGGGGAGGAGGGCGCCGAGGCGAGCCTGGCCGATATGGCCGCGCGTGCCGGGCTGGGGGAGCGCACCTTTCTGCGTCGCTTTCGCGCCGCCACCGGGCTGAAGCCCACCGAGTACTGCCAGCAGCTACGTGTGAGCAAGGCGCGCGAAATGCTCGAGTTCACCCGCCAGAGCATCGACCAGGTGGCCTGGCAGGTGGGGTATCGCGACAGTGGCGCGTTTCGCAAGGTCTTCACCCGTCTGGTGGGCCTGTCGCCTGGCGATTACCGGCGGCGTTTCGGCACCACCGCGCGTTAG
- a CDS encoding cysteine hydrolase family protein translates to MSKRALILIDIQNDYFAGGKWSLEGMEGATANAARVLAAARQADDKVIHVRHEFESADAPFFVPGSAGANIHPQVQPLASEVVVLKHRVNAFLGTDLKAQLDAAGIEQITLVGAMSHMCIDAAARASSDFGYATTVIHDACATRDQEFEGQSIAAAQVHAAYMAALAFAYASVVSTEQYLAG, encoded by the coding sequence ATGAGCAAGCGCGCCCTGATCCTGATCGACATCCAGAACGACTATTTCGCCGGCGGCAAGTGGTCGCTCGAAGGCATGGAAGGAGCAACCGCCAACGCCGCCCGCGTGCTGGCGGCAGCACGCCAGGCGGACGATAAGGTGATCCATGTACGCCATGAATTCGAAAGCGCCGACGCGCCCTTCTTCGTCCCCGGCAGCGCTGGTGCGAACATCCATCCGCAGGTGCAGCCCCTGGCGAGCGAAGTGGTGGTGCTCAAGCATCGGGTCAACGCCTTCCTCGGCACCGACCTCAAGGCTCAGCTGGACGCCGCCGGCATCGAGCAGATCACCCTGGTTGGCGCCATGAGTCATATGTGTATCGACGCTGCAGCACGTGCCAGCAGCGACTTCGGCTACGCCACCACGGTGATCCACGATGCCTGCGCAACGCGTGACCAGGAATTCGAAGGGCAATCGATTGCGGCTGCTCAGGTTCACGCCGCCTATATGGCCGCACTGGCCTTCGCCTATGCGAGTGTGGTGTCCACGGAGCAGTACCTGGCCGGCTGA
- the zapE gene encoding cell division protein ZapE — protein sequence MNAPEVLPGSPLAAYEQALAGGFVADAAQRRAVEALQQCHEAVHRGECPPGVYLWGPVGRGKTWLMDSFYNSLRVPARRQHFHHFMQWVHRRQFQLTGNADPLRLLAEELGREVRVLCFDELFVSDIGDAMLLGRLLSLVVEQGVVLVATSNQPPDQLYADGYNRERFLPAIAALQAHMQVVTVDGDQDHRLHPGAEVQRYWLRQPQALAEQFARLSEGQAISSEPVELAHRRVSALGHSPTALWCRFCDLCEQPLAAADFIELCERFPAILLGEVPRLGGEQREGRIARGTEDGAERVDAGDRQLPALSRNDDAVRRFIALVDECYDRRVPMYIEAEVALDELYTQGYLGFAFRRTLSRLREMQLERFGAS from the coding sequence TTGAACGCGCCAGAGGTATTGCCAGGCTCGCCGCTGGCCGCCTACGAGCAGGCCCTGGCAGGTGGCTTCGTCGCCGATGCCGCACAGCGTCGAGCAGTCGAGGCGCTACAGCAGTGTCATGAGGCCGTGCATCGCGGCGAATGCCCACCCGGCGTGTACCTCTGGGGGCCGGTGGGGCGCGGCAAGACCTGGCTGATGGACAGTTTCTACAACAGCCTGCGGGTGCCGGCGCGGCGCCAGCATTTCCATCACTTCATGCAGTGGGTGCATCGCCGCCAGTTCCAACTCACCGGCAATGCCGACCCGCTGCGTCTGCTGGCCGAGGAGCTGGGGCGCGAGGTGCGTGTGCTGTGCTTCGACGAACTGTTCGTCAGCGATATCGGCGACGCCATGTTGCTCGGCCGCCTGCTCAGCCTGGTGGTGGAGCAGGGTGTGGTGCTGGTGGCCACTTCCAACCAGCCGCCGGATCAGCTCTATGCCGATGGCTATAACCGTGAGCGCTTCCTGCCAGCCATTGCCGCGCTGCAGGCGCATATGCAGGTGGTGACGGTGGACGGCGACCAAGATCATCGCCTGCATCCCGGTGCAGAGGTGCAGCGCTACTGGCTGCGACAGCCACAGGCGTTGGCCGAGCAGTTTGCCCGTCTGAGCGAGGGGCAAGCCATCAGCAGCGAGCCGGTCGAGTTGGCTCACCGGCGTGTCTCGGCCCTCGGCCATAGCCCGACGGCGCTATGGTGTCGCTTCTGTGATCTGTGTGAACAGCCGCTGGCCGCAGCCGATTTCATTGAGCTGTGCGAGCGCTTCCCGGCCATCCTGCTTGGCGAAGTGCCGCGCCTGGGGGGCGAGCAACGCGAGGGGCGCATCGCCCGTGGCACCGAGGACGGTGCCGAGCGGGTCGATGCCGGGGATCGGCAATTGCCAGCTTTGTCTCGTAACGACGATGCGGTGCGCCGCTTCATCGCCCTGGTCGACGAGTGCTACGACCGCCGCGTGCCGATGTATATCGAAGCCGAGGTGGCGCTGGATGAGCTGTACACCCAGGGCTACCTCGGCTTTGCCTTCCGCCGCACGCTCAGCCGTTTGCGCGAGATGCAGCTGGAGCGCTTCGGGGCAAGCTGA
- a CDS encoding carbon-nitrogen hydrolase family protein, which translates to MIKVAACQYHIDLLTSWDAYAEHLTELCENAAGQGAELLLLPEYAGLVLTGQLPEAQRSDLHASIEGIQALLPRWLELCESLAKRLQIHLQPGSVAVLDDDGLYRNRAWLFGPEGCLGSQDKLMMTRFELEQWQIAAGSGLKVFDTALGKLGILICYDNEFPLLARTLAEAGVDLILAPSCTDTEAGFYRVRIGAQARALENQIAVLQSPTVGLAPWSPALDENIGRAALYVPSDYGMPATGVIAESAELCPARSHWLFAELDLAEVRRVREQGQVFTRRDWPKQFEGNRLVLR; encoded by the coding sequence ATGATCAAGGTTGCCGCCTGCCAATATCACATCGACCTGCTGACGAGTTGGGACGCCTACGCCGAGCACCTGACCGAGCTGTGCGAGAACGCGGCCGGGCAGGGCGCCGAATTGCTGCTGTTGCCGGAATACGCCGGGCTGGTGCTGACCGGGCAGTTGCCGGAAGCCCAGCGCAGCGACCTGCATGCTTCTATCGAGGGTATTCAGGCGCTGCTGCCGCGCTGGCTGGAACTGTGCGAAAGCCTGGCGAAGCGGCTGCAGATTCATCTGCAACCCGGTTCGGTGGCCGTGCTGGATGATGATGGCCTCTACCGCAACCGCGCCTGGCTGTTCGGCCCGGAGGGCTGCCTGGGCAGTCAGGACAAGCTGATGATGACCCGCTTCGAGCTGGAGCAGTGGCAGATTGCGGCGGGCAGCGGGCTCAAGGTGTTCGACACAGCGCTGGGCAAGCTGGGCATCCTGATCTGCTACGACAACGAATTTCCGCTGCTGGCGCGCACCCTGGCCGAGGCCGGTGTGGACCTGATCCTGGCGCCCAGTTGCACCGATACCGAAGCGGGCTTCTATCGTGTGCGCATCGGCGCTCAGGCTCGTGCTCTGGAAAACCAGATCGCCGTGCTGCAGTCGCCCACGGTTGGCCTGGCGCCCTGGTCGCCGGCGCTGGACGAGAACATCGGCCGCGCCGCGCTGTACGTGCCATCGGACTACGGCATGCCGGCCACTGGCGTGATCGCCGAGAGCGCGGAGCTTTGCCCCGCACGCAGCCACTGGCTGTTTGCCGAGCTGGATCTGGCCGAGGTGCGCCGCGTGCGCGAGCAGGGCCAGGTATTCACCCGGCGCGATTGGCCAAAGCAGTTCGAAGGCAACCGGCTGGTGCTGCGTTGA
- a CDS encoding GNAT family N-acetyltransferase, whose protein sequence is MDIELLRGPQIAPHIEDLAHLRITVFREFPYLYDGSLDYEAEYLDTYVRSADSLCVLVRDEGRVVGASTALPLADETLEFQQPFLSAGWDPARIFYCAESVVLPAWRGHGLGVRFFAEREAHARQLGRFDWCAFCAVQRPADHPRRPADYQPLDAFWVRRGYRHHPELHTQYHWRDLDEAEESAKPMSFWLKELAS, encoded by the coding sequence ATGGACATCGAATTGCTCCGGGGGCCGCAGATAGCCCCCCATATCGAAGACCTGGCGCATTTGCGGATTACGGTCTTCCGCGAATTTCCCTACCTCTACGACGGCAGCCTCGACTACGAGGCCGAGTACCTCGACACCTATGTGCGCAGCGCCGATAGCCTGTGCGTGCTGGTGCGTGATGAGGGGCGAGTGGTCGGTGCCTCGACGGCGCTGCCGCTGGCCGATGAAACCCTGGAGTTCCAGCAGCCGTTCTTATCGGCGGGTTGGGATCCGGCGCGCATTTTCTACTGCGCCGAGTCGGTGGTGTTGCCGGCTTGGCGCGGCCATGGCCTGGGTGTGCGCTTCTTTGCCGAGCGCGAGGCGCATGCGCGCCAGTTGGGGCGTTTCGACTGGTGCGCCTTCTGCGCCGTACAGCGTCCGGCCGATCACCCGCGTCGCCCCGCCGACTACCAACCGCTGGACGCCTTCTGGGTGCGCCGCGGCTATCGCCATCATCCCGAACTGCACACCCAGTATCATTGGCGTGATCTGGACGAAGCCGAGGAGTCGGCCAAGCCCATGTCATTCTGGTTGAAGGAACTCGCTTCATGA
- a CDS encoding nuclear transport factor 2 family protein gives MTATELVQAYYAAFNAGDMPTFLDLLAEDVVHDINQGERQVGKATFAAFMDKMNRCYRERLADIVVMQNAAGDRAAAEFVVHGEYLADDEGLPPASGQTYVLPAGAFFEIKNGKVARISNYYNLNDWIAQVC, from the coding sequence ATGACCGCCACCGAACTGGTACAGGCCTACTACGCCGCCTTCAACGCCGGCGACATGCCCACCTTCCTCGACCTGCTGGCCGAGGACGTGGTGCACGATATCAACCAGGGCGAGCGCCAGGTTGGCAAAGCCACCTTCGCCGCCTTCATGGACAAGATGAACCGCTGCTACCGCGAGCGCCTGGCCGACATAGTGGTCATGCAGAACGCCGCCGGCGACCGCGCCGCCGCCGAATTCGTGGTGCACGGCGAATACCTGGCCGACGACGAAGGCCTGCCACCGGCCAGCGGCCAGACCTACGTACTGCCGGCTGGCGCCTTCTTCGAGATCAAAAACGGCAAGGTCGCGCGCATCAGCAACTATTACAACCTGAATGACTGGATCGCTCAGGTTTGCTGA